CAGTGGCGCATGTTCCCTCCCCTGCTCTCAAACACGCCGCACGAGCCAAAGGAATCCATACGGGGGCAAGGTCACGCTTTGCCCCACGGGCTGCGAAGGCCTCGCAAGTTCAGGCGCAATCGGGTGATACACCCCTTTGGGCAACGACACCCTCTGTGGGGCGCGGCTCAGATTGTTGAGCACCAGTATTGGCGCCTCCTGAGGATGGTGCGGGTCCTCACGAAAATACGCCGCCACCTGAGGGGCGTCCAGGTCCACCCAGCGCAGCCGACCATAGCCCAAAACCGGGTGGGCTTTGCGCATCTGGATCATCCGACGCACGCTCTGCAGCAACGAACCCGGATCCCGCCGCTGGGCCCGCACATTCACCTTTCGATACCCGTACTGCGGGTCGTCGATCACCGGGAGGTAGGGCCGCACATCCGGGGCGGTGAACCCCGCGTTGGGCGATTCGTCGGTCCATTGCATGGGCGTGCGCACGCCGTTGCGGTCGGGCAGCCAGATATTGTCCCCCATGCCAATCTCGTCGCCATAGTAGAGGAACGGCGTCCCCGGCAGGGTGAAGAGCAAAGAGTAAGCCAGCCGAATTTTGCGTTCGTCGCCGTCCAGCAGAGGCGCCAGCCGCCGGCGGATGCCCAGATTGAGCCGCATCCGGGGATGAGGCGCATACTGCTCCCACATCCACGCCCGCTCCGCTTCGGTGACCATCTCCAACGACAACTCGTCGTGATTGCGGAGGAAGGTGCACCACTGGCAATCCTCTGGGATGGGCGGTGTGGCTTCCAGGATGCGCACCAGGGCATCGCGCCGCTCCTGCTTCAGCGCCATGAAGATGCGCGGCATCACCGGGAAGTGAAAGGCCATGTGGAACTCATCGCCGGGCACCGAGGGATCGTGCGGATCACCGCCGAAATACGCCCGCACATCCTGGGGCCACTGGTTCGCCTCGCACAGCAACACCCGCCCGGGAAAATGCTCATCCACATAACGCCGCAAGCGCTTGAGGAAAGCGTGCGTTTCGGGGAGATTCTCGCAATTGGTCCCCTCGCGCTCAAACAGATAAGGTACGGCGTCCACGCGAAAGCCGTCCACCCCCATGGCCAGCCAGTAATGCACCACGCGCAGCATTTCCTCCTGCACCGCCGGATTGTCGTAGTTCAAGTCGGGCTGCCAGCGATAAAACCGGTGCCAGTAGTACTTCTTCGCCACCGGGTCCCAGGTCCAGTTGGAGGTCTCCGAATCCAGAAAGATGATCCGCGCCTGTGAGTATTTCTGGCCCGTGTCGCTCCACACGTAATAATCATGGTAAGGGGAATGGGGATTGCGCCGCGCCTCCTGGAACCAGGGGTGCTGATCCGAGGTGTGATTCAACACCAAATCCACGATGATGCGCAGATTCCGGGCGTGGGCCTCGGCCAGCAGTTCACGGAAGTCCTCCAAGGTCCCGTAATCGGGGTGAATCCCATAGTAGTCCGCCACATCATACCCATCGTCCCGAAGCGGCGAAGGGTAAATGGGCAACAACCAGATACAATCCACCCCCAACCACTGCAAATAATCCAGTTTAGCGGTCAGGCCGCGCAAATCCCCATGACCATCCCGATTGCTGTCGAAAAACGCCCGCACATAGAGTTCGTAGCACACGGCGTTCTTGTACCAGGGGTGTTCTCGAGGGGGCGTTGAGCTCATGCTTTTCTCCCTGCAAGGTCTGCGTGCGTGAAATCAGCCTTTGACCGACCCCGCAAGGATACCACGCACAAAATAGCGCTGCAAGGAGAGGAAAACCACCAGGGGCAGGGCCATGGTGACAAAGGCCGCCGCGGTCAACAGGTGCCAGTTCTGCCCCAGCGAGTTAATGAGGCTGCTCAACTTCAGCGTCAACGGGGCGACCTCCTCGGTACCTCCCAGATAGATGAGGGCCACCAGCAGGTCGTTCCACACCCACAGAAATTGAAAGATGGCCAGCGAGGCCAGGGCGGGCACCGAGAGGGGCAAAACCAGGCGCACGAAAGCCGTGAACTCCGAAGCCCCGTCCAGATAAGCCGATTCCAACAAGTCCCTGGGGAGCGCTCCGAAAAAATTGCGCAAAAGATAGATGGCGAAAGGCAGGCCATAGCCGGTGTGGGCCAGCCAGATGCCCAGATAGGTCCCGGACAGGCCCAACCGGTTGTACACCCGCAGCAGAGGGATTAGGGTCATCTGGAGAGGCACCACCATCAACCCCACCACGATGGCAAACAGGGCCTGCCGACCACGGAACTCCATCCAGGCGAAGGCGTAAGCCGCAAAGGCGGCAACCGCAATGGGCAGCAGCGTAGAAGGCACCGTGATGATCAGGCTGTTGAGAAACGCCCGGCCCATGCCCTGGGCGGTGAGAATCTCCCGATAGTTTTGCAGGGTGTATTGGGTGAACTCCAACGGATGCACGAAGACAGTCCACCAGCCAGTGCGCATGACCGCGTCGGCTGGGCGCAAGGAACTGATCAGCAGGCCTATCGTGGGCGTCATCCACACCAGGCCCGCCAGCACCAGCACAAGGTGCAACGGCACCCGGGAAAGTCGTGCCCTGACCTGGCTCATCGGATGGCCTCCTGTTCCTGGAACCGTCGGATGTTGACCAGCATCACCGGCACGATAGCCAGAAGAAGCACTACGGCGATGGCGCTGGCCCGTCCGAAGTGGCGGAAATGGAACATCTCCTTGTACATCCGGTTAGCGATCACCTCGGTGCCGTAGTTGCCGTTGGTCATCACATACACGATGTCGAACACTTTGAGCACATTGATGATCATCGTGGTGGCGACTACGGCCAGCGTGGGTTTCATCAGGGGAAGGATGATCTTCCAGAAGATGTGCCACTCCGTAGCCCCGTCTACCCGGGCGGCCTCCAGCAGCTCCTTAGGGATACTCTTGTAAGCCGCCGACAGGATGACCATGTTGAACCCCGTCCAAATCCACACCCCGACGGCGATGAGGGCAAAGTTGTTGATCGGCCGGGTGGTCAGCCAGCCGACGGGCGGCTGATGGAACCAGGCCACCCGAATGGCGTTCAACACACCGATTTGAGGCGCGTCGGCCGGGCGATAGGCATAGACGAACAGCCAGATGACCCCCGCCCCCACAAAGGAAATGGCCATGGGCAGGAAAATGGCCGATTTGACGACGGCCTCATAACGCACCCGATCCGCCATCACCGCCAGAATCAGCCCCAGAAAGACGGTCAGACTGGTGAAAACCACAATCCACAACAGGTTGTTGCGGAATGCGGTGTGCATGGCCTTGGAAGTGAAAATCCACTGGTAGTTCTTCAGCCCTACGAAATGTTCTACCCGCGCGTCGAAAAAACTGTAGTACAGCGTGGCCAAGGTGGGATAGACCAGATAGGCGGCCAGGATGAGCAAAGCCGGGCTGAGATACAACCAGGGCGTCCATGGGCGACTGGAGCGCATGGCTTTCCTCCCGCGAAAAAGAGGGCGGCCTTGAACAGGCCGCCCTCCTCACCCGTCGGCGCGACTATTTGCCGTAGGCGTCCTGAGCCGAGGCTTCGATGTCTGCCAGCACGGTGTCCAGGTCCGTGCCGCTCACATAGTCCAGCACCCCGGTCCAGAAGGAACCGGCCCCCACCGCCGCCGGCATCAGGTCCGAACCGTCGAAACGGGCCACCTGCGCGCTGACGATGGCCTGCGCCATCTTGCGCGTCAGATCGTCCGGATAGACATCCAGGTTGACCTGTTTGTTGGCCGAGATGAAGCCGCCACTGGCCGCCCAGATTTCCTGCGGCTTGGCGCTGGCCAGGTGCTGCACGAACTGGCGCACTTCCGGCGTATCGTTGAACATCACGATGACATCCCCCGCGATAAGCGCCGGGGTGCCCCACTGCTCATCGATGGGCGGGAAGGTGAAGAAATCGTAGTCCTCACCCGCTTTGAGGCCCTTGGGGAAGAAGCCGGTGATGAACGAAGCCTGGCGGTGCATGTAGCAGCCCGGGGGATCGTCGAACAAGGGTTGCGGCGAATCGCCAAAGTTGGTGTTGAGCACGCCCTGCACGCCGCCCCACACATACTTGTCGTTGCGGGCAATCTGGCCAAAGAATTCCCAGGCCTGCTTCACCGCCGGGTCGGTCCAGGGGATTTCATGACGCACCCACTGGTCGTAAACTTCAGGCCCGGCGGTGCGCAGCATGATGTCCTCGATCCAATCCGTGCCCGGCCAGCCGCTGGCCGGACCGCTCTCCAAACCGATGCACCAGGGCGTACCGCCATCGGCCACGATCTGATCCGTCAGGGCCATCATCTCGTCCCAGGTCTTGGGTACCTGATACCCTTTGGCCGCGAAGGCCTTGGGGTTGTACCAGACCAGGCTCTTGATGGCCACCTTGTAGAAAATACCGTACAAATGGCCGTCGTAACTGGCCAGGTCCACCCAGGACTGGCCGTAATCGGCCTTGATCTTCTCCACATCCATGAAGGAATCCAGCGGAACCAGATGGCCGGCCTTGGCCAATTCGTACAACTGACCGGGGTTGGGCAGAATGGCAATGTCGGGTGGGTTGCCGGCCTCGACCCGGGTGGTCAGCACGGCGGCCAGGTCGCGGGTGCCCTCAAAGGCCACGCCAATCCCCGTCTCCTTGGTGAAGGGCGCGACAGCATCCTGAAAGGCCACCCGCTCGTCACCGCCCCACACCCCCATGACAGTGATGGCGCCCTTGGGGGCCGGCACTTCTACGGTGACCTCCACGGTCTCCTTGACAGGCACGGTGACTTTCACCTCCACCGTCTTTTCCACCGGCACCATGACGGTCTTCGGCGCACAGGCCGTGAGAAGCAGGCTCAAGGTCAACAACACAACAAACACGCCGAACAACAGGCGATTGCGGGACATGGTACACCTCCTGACACATGCGAACTACGGCTCAAACAGGGTTCTCATCGGACAAAGCCTCTCCGAGAGACATCGTGCCTTTTCTTTAGCGGCTCTCACCTCCTTCCCTAATCAGACTAAGCCCCACAAGAGGCCCGGACCACCAGCGTGGTCTGCAACAGCGTCTGCGGTTGACTCGTGAAGCCAAATTCGATGACATCCAGCAAAACGCGCCCCACCTCCTCGCCCAGGCGCAACGCAGGGACATGCACCGTGGTCAATGGAGGCGTGGTAAAACGCGATGTGGTGATGTCGTCAAAACCCACCAGGGCGATGTCGTGGGGCACGCGCAACCCCCGGTCCCAGATCGCCTTTAGAGCGCCCAGGGCCACCATGTCGCTGGCCACGAAAACCGCGGTAGGAGGTTCTTCCAGTGCCAACAACGACCGCATCGCCTCTTCACCGCTTTGTTCGTCGAAGTTGCCATAGCGCACCAGTGTCTCGTCATAAGCCACGCCCGCCGCGGCCAGCGCCTGGCGGTAGCCCTCCAGGCGCTGCTGGCTGGCCACATACGCCAGGGGCGCGTTGGTGATCAGAGCAATCCGGCGATGGCCCAAACCAAGCAGATGCTCGACCGCCAGACGCGCCCCCTGAATGTTGTCCACATCCACCCAGGGGATCTCCGTGCCGGGGATCTGCCCGTGAAGGACCAGGGGGTATCCCTGCTGGTGCAACTCTTCTAGGTAGGGCATCTCCGCCCGTGGTCCAGAGAGAATCAAGCCGTCGGCGTAGCGGCCGCGCGCCAGTTCGAGGAACACCTCATCCGGTTCGTCCGGCTCCAGCGGGCGGAAAATCAGGTGGTAGTCGTGCTGCTTGAGCACCCGGGTCAGCCCTTGCAGCAACGCCGGCAGAAAGGCGTCTCGATAGTTCACATCCGGGCCGCGATGCCAGACCAGCGCCACGGTCGCCGTGCGCCCTTGAGCCAACCGTCTGGCCGAGGCGTGGGGGAAATAGTGAAGTTTGCGCGCCGCCTCCAGGACCTTGCGGCGCGTCTCGGGACTGATGTGCACCGTCTGGACATTGTTCAACACCAGCGAGACGGTGGTGCGCGAAACGCCTGCCAGGCGGGCAACATCGTAAGAAGTGGGGCGCTTGGTCGAAGGGGTCATCTCTCACCTGGGCACGAGGCCGGGTACTAACGCGCGTTAGTGACAATTTCAGTATACAGATTTCTCTCCCCTATGTCAACATGAATTCCCAAGGCACAGCGGTTCGTCCCACCCCCTCCTTGCCGCAGTTCCGGGCTCCTCAACACGACAGAGGCAAAGGCAAGCGCAAAGCCCCCTATCAAGCGCGCTGCGCCACCTGCCCCAAAGGCACCAGGGTCACCTGGTCGCCCAAGGCGCGTCGCAGGTCGGCGCTGCGCAGGATGACCGCCACTCCCGGCTCCCCCGAGCCTACCGACATCTCCTCGGGGGCGAAGGCTCGGGGATCGGCCAGAATGGGCACCGCTTGCCGCAACCCCAGCGGCCCCACGGCCCCCACCGGGTAACCCGTGACCGCCAACACCTCCTCCGGCGTGGCCGTGGTCACCCGCGAGACGCCCAGGTGACGCCGCAACACTGGCCAATCCACGCGCAGACCGCCGGGCATCAACACCAGCACGAAATGGCCATCGCCCACCCGAAAAAGCAGCGAACGCACCACCTGTTCCAAACGCTGGCCGCGCTCCCTGGCCGCCTGCTCCAACGAGCGGATGGGGTGTGCATGATGATACACCCGGAACGGGATATCCTGCGCCTGCAACACGCGGGCCACCGGCGGCAAAGAAGTCTGCTCGGTCACGGTCACCTCCTTCGACCTCCGACAGAGTGGAGGGCGCCGGTTCGTTCTTGACATATCTCGCTAAAGACTTGCACATTCCCCCGGCGCGTGCTATAATGCGGCATCGCTGGGGGCCTCTGGCAACCGGCACCTTTAGGATTGTACTCCACTCCCATCCCCCATCATACGGAAGCGAACCAAATATGCGCATAGCCGAGTTAGAAAAGGCTTCATTGGCGGAACTACGCCAAATCGCGCGGGACTTCAAAATTCCCCGCGCCAACCGGCTGAAGAAAGAAGACCTCATCATCAAAATCCGTGAGGCCGAAGCAGCCGCCGAAGGGTTGGAGGTCCGGGGTGGCATTCTGGAAATCATGAACGAAGGCGTAGGCTTTCTCCGCGCCGAGAACTACCGCCCTGGTCCCAACGATGTCTACGTCTCCCCC
The window above is part of the Anaerolineae bacterium genome. Proteins encoded here:
- a CDS encoding carbohydrate ABC transporter permease translates to MSQVRARLSRVPLHLVLVLAGLVWMTPTIGLLISSLRPADAVMRTGWWTVFVHPLEFTQYTLQNYREILTAQGMGRAFLNSLIITVPSTLLPIAVAAFAAYAFAWMEFRGRQALFAIVVGLMVVPLQMTLIPLLRVYNRLGLSGTYLGIWLAHTGYGLPFAIYLLRNFFGALPRDLLESAYLDGASEFTAFVRLVLPLSVPALASLAIFQFLWVWNDLLVALIYLGGTEEVAPLTLKLSSLINSLGQNWHLLTAAAFVTMALPLVVFLSLQRYFVRGILAGSVKG
- a CDS encoding carbohydrate ABC transporter substrate-binding protein; amino-acid sequence: MVPVEKTVEVKVTVPVKETVEVTVEVPAPKGAITVMGVWGGDERVAFQDAVAPFTKETGIGVAFEGTRDLAAVLTTRVEAGNPPDIAILPNPGQLYELAKAGHLVPLDSFMDVEKIKADYGQSWVDLASYDGHLYGIFYKVAIKSLVWYNPKAFAAKGYQVPKTWDEMMALTDQIVADGGTPWCIGLESGPASGWPGTDWIEDIMLRTAGPEVYDQWVRHEIPWTDPAVKQAWEFFGQIARNDKYVWGGVQGVLNTNFGDSPQPLFDDPPGCYMHRQASFITGFFPKGLKAGEDYDFFTFPPIDEQWGTPALIAGDVIVMFNDTPEVRQFVQHLASAKPQEIWAASGGFISANKQVNLDVYPDDLTRKMAQAIVSAQVARFDGSDLMPAAVGAGSFWTGVLDYVSGTDLDTVLADIEASAQDAYGK
- a CDS encoding YbaK/EbsC family protein; translated protein: MTEQTSLPPVARVLQAQDIPFRVYHHAHPIRSLEQAARERGQRLEQVVRSLLFRVGDGHFVLVLMPGGLRVDWPVLRRHLGVSRVTTATPEEVLAVTGYPVGAVGPLGLRQAVPILADPRAFAPEEMSVGSGEPGVAVILRSADLRRALGDQVTLVPLGQVAQRA
- the treS gene encoding maltose alpha-D-glucosyltransferase; translation: MSSTPPREHPWYKNAVCYELYVRAFFDSNRDGHGDLRGLTAKLDYLQWLGVDCIWLLPIYPSPLRDDGYDVADYYGIHPDYGTLEDFRELLAEAHARNLRIIVDLVLNHTSDQHPWFQEARRNPHSPYHDYYVWSDTGQKYSQARIIFLDSETSNWTWDPVAKKYYWHRFYRWQPDLNYDNPAVQEEMLRVVHYWLAMGVDGFRVDAVPYLFEREGTNCENLPETHAFLKRLRRYVDEHFPGRVLLCEANQWPQDVRAYFGGDPHDPSVPGDEFHMAFHFPVMPRIFMALKQERRDALVRILEATPPIPEDCQWCTFLRNHDELSLEMVTEAERAWMWEQYAPHPRMRLNLGIRRRLAPLLDGDERKIRLAYSLLFTLPGTPFLYYGDEIGMGDNIWLPDRNGVRTPMQWTDESPNAGFTAPDVRPYLPVIDDPQYGYRKVNVRAQRRDPGSLLQSVRRMIQMRKAHPVLGYGRLRWVDLDAPQVAAYFREDPHHPQEAPILVLNNLSRAPQRVSLPKGVYHPIAPELARPSQPVGQSVTLPPYGFLWLVRRV
- a CDS encoding sugar ABC transporter permease, yielding MRSSRPWTPWLYLSPALLILAAYLVYPTLATLYYSFFDARVEHFVGLKNYQWIFTSKAMHTAFRNNLLWIVVFTSLTVFLGLILAVMADRVRYEAVVKSAIFLPMAISFVGAGVIWLFVYAYRPADAPQIGVLNAIRVAWFHQPPVGWLTTRPINNFALIAVGVWIWTGFNMVILSAAYKSIPKELLEAARVDGATEWHIFWKIILPLMKPTLAVVATTMIINVLKVFDIVYVMTNGNYGTEVIANRMYKEMFHFRHFGRASAIAVVLLLAIVPVMLVNIRRFQEQEAIR
- a CDS encoding LacI family transcriptional regulator, yielding MTPSTKRPTSYDVARLAGVSRTTVSLVLNNVQTVHISPETRRKVLEAARKLHYFPHASARRLAQGRTATVALVWHRGPDVNYRDAFLPALLQGLTRVLKQHDYHLIFRPLEPDEPDEVFLELARGRYADGLILSGPRAEMPYLEELHQQGYPLVLHGQIPGTEIPWVDVDNIQGARLAVEHLLGLGHRRIALITNAPLAYVASQQRLEGYRQALAAAGVAYDETLVRYGNFDEQSGEEAMRSLLALEEPPTAVFVASDMVALGALKAIWDRGLRVPHDIALVGFDDITTSRFTTPPLTTVHVPALRLGEEVGRVLLDVIEFGFTSQPQTLLQTTLVVRASCGA